One segment of Sylvia atricapilla isolate bSylAtr1 chromosome 8, bSylAtr1.pri, whole genome shotgun sequence DNA contains the following:
- the LOC136364583 gene encoding protocadherin-15-like, giving the protein MNDYSPVFSQKLYRGMVAPDAVKGTVITTVSAEDQDPPGTPASWVRYKVDVVQFPYSASIFDVEENSGRVVTRVNLNEEPSTVFKLVVIAYDDGDPVKFNTTTVEITVLQPSVIPRFTQDEYR; this is encoded by the exons ATGAACGATTACTCGCCGGTGTTCAGCCAGAAGCTCTACAGGGGGATGGTTGCTCCTGATGCAGTCAAGGGCACTGTTATCACCACGGTCTCAGCTGAGGATCAGGATCCCCCG GGCACCCCAGCGAGTTGGGTGCGCTACAAGGTGGATGTTGTGCAGTTCCCCTACAGCGCCAGCATTTTTGACGTGGAGGAGAACTCTGGACGTGTCGTCACCCGAGTGAACCTCAACGAAGAGCCCAGCACAGTGTTCAAG CTGGTGGTCATTGCCTATGATGATGGGGACCCAGTGAAGTTCAACACCACCACGGTGGAAATCACAGTGTTGCAGCCCTCGGTCATCCCACGCTTCACACAGGATGAATACAGGTGA